One Desulfobacteraceae bacterium genomic window, ACCCCCGAGGAGGTCTACGAGACCCCCAGAAACAGCTACGTCGCCCAGTTCCTGGGGGCGGCCAACCTCATCACGGCCGAGCGCGAGGCCAAGGGCATCCGCACGCCCATCGGGTTTCTGCAGCTGAAAAAAACCCCGCCCTGGCAAAAGGGCACCGTGGCGATCCGCCCCGAGTGGATCCAGGTCGCCGAGAACCAGCCGGCGCTCAACGGCATTCGCGCCCGGGTGACCGAAACGATCTATCGCGGCACCAATGTCGACCTCTGGCTGGACCCCGGGCCGCTGCGGATCCGCACCAACCGCCACCGGGGCCTGAAGCCCGGCGACCAGGTGTGGCTTGAGCTGCTGCCCGAGCGGCTGGTGCCGCTGGAGGAGACCGAGGATGCATAGACTGCTGGTCTGGTACGGAGAGTTGACCACCCGCCGCAGCCTGCTGCGGCGCGGGGCGCTGTTTCTGATTCCCGGCATGCTCTGGCTGGTGGTCTTCATCGTCCTGCCGGGCCTGGTGCTGGTGGCGGTGAGCCTGGCCACCCGGGGAAGCTACGGGCAGCTGGAGTGGCAGTTCACCCTGGAGAACTACAAGCGCCTGGCCGGTTTCAGCCTCTTCGGCTGGACCGCGGACTACCTCATGATCCTGTGGCGCTCGGTGGTGGTGGCTTTCTTCACCACCCTGATCTCGGTGGTCCTCTCCTATCCACTGTGCTTCTTCATCGCCGCCCGGCCCGCACGCAGCCGCTACCTGTGGCTGACCCTGGTGATCATCCCCTTCTGGACCAACATGGTCATCCGCACCTACGCCTGGTTTCTGATCCTGGCCCCGGAGCTGCCCTTCGCCCGGCTGGCGGCCTATTTGGGGTTCATTGCCGAAGGGGCGCCCCTTTACCCCAACGCCTTCGCCGTCTACATCGGCATGGTTTCGATGTTCCTGCCCTTCGTGGCCCTGCCCCTTTACGCCAGCGTCGAGCGCCTGGACTGGAACCTGGTGGAGGCCGCCAACGATCTCTACGCCGGGCGCACCCGGGTCTTCACCCAGGCCATCGTACCCCAGACCCTGCCGGGCCTCTCGGTGGGGATCGTCCTGACCTTCGTGCCGGCCATGGGCATGTTCGTGGTCCCGGACCTGTTGGGCGGGGCCAAGTACATGCTGGTGGGCAACCTCATCCAGC contains:
- a CDS encoding ABC transporter permease, translated to MHRLLVWYGELTTRRSLLRRGALFLIPGMLWLVVFIVLPGLVLVAVSLATRGSYGQLEWQFTLENYKRLAGFSLFGWTADYLMILWRSVVVAFFTTLISVVLSYPLCFFIAARPARSRYLWLTLVIIPFWTNMVIRTYAWFLILAPELPFARLAAYLGFIAEGAPLYPNAFAVYIGMVSMFLPFVALPLYASVERLDWNLVEAANDLYAGRTRVFTQAIVPQTLPGLSVGIVLTFVPAMGMFVVPDLLGGAKYMLVGNLIQQQFGTSRDWPFGAAVSMALMALTMISLQLYRRRSKEIAYV